ACTGGCGCTGGTGCAGGTTGCCGCGAATACTTGAAGATGATGAGCCCTGCAGCGGCCATTATAAGTAGTATGGCAACCAACCTTGCTTTCATGCCTCACTATAACTCGCAAGCCACAGGAAAAAAGATTTATTTGACCGGATATTGCGGCCAGGCCCAGTCGCCTTCCTTCAGTTCAACACTTGGAGTGGACCCTTTGGTGAATGCGATCGTTCCCCCGTCGTCCATTTGGTTCCAGCCCACTGAATAAAAGATGAAGTGCTGATTATCCATGCGCCGATAATGAAGTGGTTCCCCATTGACCACATCATGCGGGATTTTGGCAATGAATTGCGGCTTCAGTTCCTCCAGCGAAGACGGGAATTGATGGTGTGCCAACCGATACCGCTCCAAGGCACAGGCCAGAGCTGCAAGGTCGACTGCATTCTGCGTGTAGCCAATTTTCATGGTAGCTTTTTCAACCGCTGGAAAAAGCAGTTTGGCAAAGACCTGGTATGGGAAGGGATACTTTCTCATTTCCAGGTCCAATGCGTTCGTTTGATTCAGTTCAGGATGAACCCGAGTCTGTTCTGGTGAAAACATTGGCATCGAGACATCCTGGTAGAGGTGATTTACAGTCAGTTGATTTTGGTAAAAGAAGAAACTCGGCACCAGATGGGAAGGCATCGGTCCAATCCCACCGATGGCTTGCAATTCACCCGCGTTTCGTTTCGTTCTGATCGCGTCCATAAATTCATTTCCTAAAGCTCTTTCGCCCCGGATGGCATCGGCACCTTCGGAAATCAGATCGTATTTGCTAAACGCCTGTCCCAACTCAGCCAATTGAGCATCGGTCCACTTCTGTTCTCCCAACCCTTCCCAGACAGGCTGAAGTGCTAACTGCACGATCGCGATACGGACCAATTTGGAGATGAGGAGCGGCTCATCTTTGATGGCATCCGCGAGATATAACGTCATGCGAATATCCGCGAGAGCGTTGTCGGTGTGCCCCAGCGCCAGTTCGGCAGAAGCCCGGACCGAATATATCACAGCGAACTTTCTAAGAGGCGCAAGATGCGGCAGAAGCGCCGCAAAATTGTCTTCATAGCGTATTTTGAACCTTGAATTGGGCCGTTTGCTGGCCTCCTGTAACTCGTTTAATACCGACTGGTACTTTTCCACACGCTTCAGTATCTCTTCCGCCGCCTGGGTACGGGACAACACAGGCTTCTCAGCTTCCGAATTCTTGTTCGTATTGAAACCCGCGGCCAGCTTTGGCAGGTCTGTGACATGCCCCTCCTGCCAGCCCTTGCGCTCCTTGAGCACGGGAGAATCATTGGCAAACTGTTGAACCCGATTCACGGCGTTCGTATCCGCCCAAGCTGATTCACCCGGCTTCCGATTAGGATTCAATTCGAACAGTGGTGCGAGAAACGGCGTCTGTGCAAAGTTTTGATCGTCTGGCACCGGTGCTGGAATCAACCCGCCGATACCTAGTTTCTCACCTTTAGCCTCCAATTCCGCCTTATAACTTTCCCATGCACGTTTGGCCCGCCAGTTCTCTTCCACGACCAGCAAGGCCACGAGTGTTACAATCCAGAGCAGCCCAATGATGCCGTAGCGCAACACGCGACGACGAAGGGATTTTTTTGGAGCTGGTGATTCGGCACTGCTGTTTTGCATAAAAATTTAAACGATGCGGATGTATTGCTTTACCTCGCTACGCGGACGGCGTTCGAGCAACGCGGGATCGACGGGTTGGGGGCTTTCAGGAGAACCAATGAGTTGGGTAAAGAGTTGCTTCTGCTCCTTCAAAGTGGCGATCACTTCAGGCGAAGGTGCAGGCGCCTCCGCAAGCATGGGCGAGGAGTCTCGCGTGGCGAAATGTACTCCCAGAATAATGAGCCAGACTCCCGTCAAGCCAACGAAATGAGGCCGCAACGATTGCAGGAATTCACCGAACCATGAAAGGGTCTGAGGCTTCTGCATTAAGGCGTCCGGATGGGCAGCGCATTTCGATTTGCCATCGCAAACCTCGGCGAGTGCTTCGGCACGGACTGCATCGAGCTTCGACTCGATTCCTTGATGTTTTTCAAACAAGACTTCACGGGGGGTTTTCATGATGTCCTTTCTTCAATTAATTTACGCAGCGCCTTCTTAGCGTAGTGAATGCGGGACTTCACTGTTCCAATCTGTGTGCCGGTGATGCCTGCAATTTCCTCCAATGAAAATTCCTCCACGAAGTGCAGCAACAACACGGAGCGATGCGCAAGTGGCAGTTGATTCATCAGTGCCATGAATTGTTCCTCCTCCTCCTTGCGAATGAGCAGCGCTTCCGGCCCGTCCTCATAGTACAAATCGTTTTCCTGCTGTTCCTCGATGGGCACCTCGCTCTCCCGACGTCTTCGCCAGTGTTGAATGCACTTTTGATGTGCGATGCTGAAAAGCCAGGAACCAAACTTCTCGTCCTTTTGCAAACTGCCGATGTGCCGAACCGCGTTGATAAACGTTTCCTGCACAATGTCCAGGCTGGTTTGTTCATGATGAACGAGTTCAAAAACATAGACGTAAAGAGGCATTTGGTAGCGGCGGAAAAGGGTGTCCCACGCA
The DNA window shown above is from Pedosphaera parvula Ellin514 and carries:
- a CDS encoding RNA polymerase sigma factor; this encodes MLVVADDKQLPVQDARAGKPDAWDTLFRRYQMPLYVYVFELVHHEQTSLDIVQETFINAVRHIGSLQKDEKFGSWLFSIAHQKCIQHWRRRRESEVPIEEQQENDLYYEDGPEALLIRKEEEEQFMALMNQLPLAHRSVLLLHFVEEFSLEEIAGITGTQIGTVKSRIHYAKKALRKLIEERTS